One stretch of Ooceraea biroi isolate clonal line C1 chromosome 4, Obir_v5.4, whole genome shotgun sequence DNA includes these proteins:
- the LOC105281452 gene encoding uncharacterized protein LOC105281452, whose amino-acid sequence MTLAYRNALQDPDFLNSTASDKVSWHFVPPSAPHFGGLWEAEIKSVKHHLRRVLGSHTLTYEEFTTLLYKVEACLNSRPIAPLNDSIDDFEFLTPGHFLVGSAITTHPEPSLINLRENRLTRWQVRKKWRQEQPSIKSGQLVLIRNATLPPCKWELGRVTQCHPGADGLVRVVTVRTATAEYKRPIVKLCILPVDCATSD is encoded by the exons ATGACTCTCGCCTATCGCAACGCTCTTCAAGATCCCGACTTCCTAAATAGCACGGCCAGTGACAAGGTGTCGTGGCACTTTGTGCCTCCAAGTGCTCCACACTTCGGAGGTCTTTGGGAAGCCGAGATCAAGAGTGTTAAACATCACTTGCGTCGCGTACTCGGCAGCCACACCCTCACCTATGAGGAATTTACGACGCTTTTGTACAAGGTTGAGGCGTGTTTAAACTCGCGTCCGATCGCGCCGTTGAATGACTCCATCGACGACTTCGAATTTTTAACTCCGGGTCATTTTTTAGTTGGCTCTGCGATCACTACTCATCCAGAACCATCGCTCATCAACTTACGAGAGAATCGTCTGACTCGGTGGCAGGTC CGAAAGAAGTGGCGTCAAGAGCAGCCCTCGATTAAATCAGGTCAGCTCGTACTAATTCGTAATGCCACGCTTCCACCATGCAAATGGGAACTGGGCCGAGTGACTCAATGTCACCCCGGTGCTGACGGCTTAGTTCGTGTCGTTACTGTCCGAACGGCGACAGCGGAGTACAAGCGGCCTATAGTCAAGCTCTGCATCCTTCCGGTCGACTGCGCGACCTCCGACTAA
- the LOC113561839 gene encoding uncharacterized protein LOC113561839 has product MTKLLLDIMSKHVECVTSPLHKQVWKHVAASMNTHGYNLSAENCNIKWNGMKKKYKMLKDARNQSGAGKQAKWEYYDIINDVLRKQPEIAPLSIASGTRGFKVNYVALNASRNINETQFIDDVENEENLQLQATNLVESTNRVLNRVVRKRKNETPIWTRALMEQKQRHHEQNYAQRERLLSLLEKHFDHPAEIVDMIKIVGLCNDNLKAAQRTYAARFLDRRHSTRKTMKLLLRRVQQGHLKRNRRKTGPKENNILVTLAAVELNPNISTRNIENEHGLPQKTWIGMGSRTHEWPARSPDLTPMDFFLWGYVKEKVFATQPTTMADMKLRIKRAFQGITDGTLLTFFCKMDLPISRARQFGTLQVRKNRQRSHYERDNEANVVIQPLTKLLGTLFLHVFRN; this is encoded by the exons ATGACGAAACTGCTATTAGATATCATGAGTAAGCACGTCGAATGTGTCACAAGTCCATTACATAAACAAGTGTGGAAACATGTTGCTGCATCCATGAATACTCACGGTTACAATTTGTCAGCTGAGAACTGTAACATCAAGTGGAatggaatgaaaaaaaaatataaaatgttaaaggACGCAAGGAATCAATCGGGCGCAGGCAAACAAGCGAAATGGGAATATTATGACATTATTAACGATGTGTTAAGGAAACAACCAGAAATTGCTCCGCTGTCGATCGCATCAGGTACACGCGGTTTTAAAGTAAATTACGTTGCGTTAAATGCATCTCGAAACATAAATGAGACACAATTCATCGATGACgtagaaaatgaagaaaatttacaattgcAAGCAACTAACCTTGTTGAATCAACTAATCGTGTACTTAACCGAGtagtgagaaaaagaaaaaacgaaacACCAATTTGGACTCGAGCATTAATGGAACAAAAACAACGTCATCACGAGCAGAATTATGCCCAGCGAGAGCGATTGTTATCGTTACTGGAAAAGCATTTTGATCA CCCAGCGGAAATAGtcgatatgataaaaatagtcGGGTTGTGCAATGACAACTTGAAAGCAGCGCAAAGGACGTATGCCGCTAGGTTTCTCGACAGACGACACTCGACGCGCAAGACTATGAAATTATTGCTTCGCCGTGTTCAACAGGGTCATTTAAAACGTAACAGGAGAAAGACTGGCccaaaagaaaataacattcTGGTGACGCTGGCAGCAGTTGAACTAAACCCCAACATCTCGACAAGGAATATTGAAAACGAGCATGGTCTCCCACAAAAGACA TGGATTGGAATGGGTAGTCGAACCCATGAGTGGCCAGCAAGATCTCCTGATCTCACGCCTATGGACTTTTTCCTGTGGGGTTATGTCAAGGAAAAGGTGTTTGCGACACAACCAACAACTATGGCAGACATGAAACTGCGAATTAAACGCGCTTTCCAAGGTATCACTGACGGTACACT gttaacttttttttgtaaaatggaTCTCCCTATTTCTC GAGCAAGACAATTTGGTACACTACAAGTAAGAAAAAACCGTCAACGATCACATTATGAAAGAGACAATGAAGCCAACGTAGTTATACAGccattgacaaaattattaggCACCTTGTTTCTCCACGTATTTCGGAACTGA